The following are from one region of the Actinoplanes sp. L3-i22 genome:
- a CDS encoding response regulator transcription factor yields the protein MSGGLRVVIAEDGVIVREGVAGMLRKFGHEVVAAVGDADELRVAVAEHKPDVVVTDVRMPPGFSDEGLQAAIALRAEDPELPVLVLSQYVEQTYASELLDSGPGAGVGYLLKERIGEVTDFVEALVAVAGGRTVVDPEVVRQLLNRRRDPLNRLTAREREVLGLMAEGRSNTGIARGLRVSEAAVAKHINSLLTKLDLPPDSDDHRRVRAVLAYLRG from the coding sequence GTGAGCGGCGGGCTGCGGGTGGTGATCGCTGAGGATGGGGTGATTGTTCGGGAAGGCGTGGCTGGGATGCTTCGGAAGTTCGGGCATGAGGTGGTGGCCGCGGTGGGGGATGCCGATGAGCTGCGGGTGGCCGTGGCCGAGCACAAGCCGGACGTGGTGGTGACCGATGTGCGGATGCCGCCGGGGTTCAGTGACGAGGGGCTGCAGGCGGCGATCGCGCTGCGGGCCGAGGATCCGGAGCTTCCGGTGCTGGTGCTCAGTCAGTACGTGGAGCAGACCTATGCGTCGGAGCTGCTCGACTCCGGGCCGGGCGCGGGGGTCGGCTATCTGCTGAAGGAACGGATCGGGGAGGTCACCGATTTCGTCGAGGCGCTTGTCGCGGTGGCCGGCGGGCGGACGGTGGTGGATCCGGAGGTGGTTCGGCAGTTGCTGAATCGGCGGCGGGATCCGCTGAATCGGCTGACTGCGCGGGAGCGTGAGGTTCTCGGGTTGATGGCGGAGGGGCGGTCGAACACCGGGATCGCCCGTGGGCTGAGGGTGTCCGAGGCGGCGGTGGCCAAGCACATCAACAGCCTGCTGACCAAGCTCGACCTGCCGCCCGACTCCGATGATCATCGGCGGGTCCGGGCGGTTCTGGCCTATCTGCGTGGCTGA
- a CDS encoding sensor histidine kinase, giving the protein MPVRNALEALTLRPTEFLRSAWPWRSLVYLSGGALLGFATVLGVVALILVGALLSIVAIGLACYVATILSGVVVARMERRRMRLVDLDELPDPHRPVTRPGVRGWLAVRLREQATWRELGYATLLASLLCWMDSLVVGAVFYEVLTTFGAPFYMVDEPMSARLALAAAGVPLTLILAWPVTAWAGARAAMARAILAPRAHDADERLIEVTRSRARLVDAFELERRRIERDLHDGAQQRMVAMNIQLGMARLELPAGSPAEKYLVEAQTLAKQALTEIRELIRGVHPKVLTDRGLAAAAGEVASITPLPVDLQFSLPGRLPAALEITAYFVIVEALANVTKHSGATSASVSGTVDQGRLILEIRDDGRGGAKPAGGSGLVGLADRAAVLDGTVAVASPAGGPTVLRVEIPVPPADRSPPAARTGRPAETRA; this is encoded by the coding sequence ATGCCGGTCCGCAACGCGCTCGAAGCGCTCACCCTCCGGCCGACCGAGTTCCTGCGCTCGGCCTGGCCGTGGCGTTCCCTTGTCTATCTCAGTGGCGGTGCCCTGCTCGGGTTCGCCACCGTCCTCGGCGTGGTCGCCCTGATCCTGGTCGGCGCCCTGCTGTCGATCGTGGCGATCGGGCTGGCGTGCTATGTGGCGACGATCCTCTCCGGCGTCGTGGTCGCCCGGATGGAGCGGCGCCGCATGCGCCTGGTCGACCTGGACGAGCTGCCCGACCCGCATCGGCCGGTGACCCGGCCCGGTGTGCGGGGCTGGCTGGCCGTCCGCCTGCGCGAGCAGGCCACCTGGCGCGAGCTGGGTTACGCGACGCTCCTGGCCAGTTTGCTGTGTTGGATGGACTCGCTGGTCGTCGGCGCGGTCTTCTACGAGGTGCTGACCACCTTCGGAGCACCGTTCTACATGGTCGACGAGCCGATGTCCGCCCGGCTCGCCCTGGCCGCGGCCGGGGTGCCGCTGACGTTGATCCTGGCTTGGCCGGTGACCGCCTGGGCCGGGGCGCGAGCCGCGATGGCCCGCGCGATCCTGGCTCCGCGCGCGCACGACGCCGACGAGCGGCTGATCGAGGTGACCCGGTCCCGGGCCCGCCTGGTCGACGCGTTCGAGCTGGAGCGCCGGCGGATCGAGCGGGATCTGCACGACGGCGCCCAGCAGCGGATGGTGGCGATGAACATCCAGCTCGGCATGGCCCGGCTGGAGCTGCCGGCGGGCAGTCCGGCCGAGAAATACCTGGTGGAGGCGCAGACCCTGGCGAAGCAGGCGCTGACCGAGATCCGGGAGTTGATCCGCGGCGTGCATCCCAAGGTGCTGACCGACCGGGGCCTGGCCGCGGCCGCCGGCGAGGTCGCGTCGATCACGCCGCTGCCGGTGGACCTGCAGTTCTCGCTGCCCGGCCGATTGCCGGCGGCGCTGGAGATCACCGCCTACTTCGTGATCGTCGAGGCGCTGGCCAACGTGACGAAACACAGCGGCGCCACCAGCGCCAGCGTCTCCGGCACCGTCGACCAGGGCCGCCTGATCCTCGAGATCCGCGACGACGGCCGCGGCGGCGCCAAACCGGCCGGTGGCTCCGGCCTCGTCGGCCTGGCCGACCGCGCTGCGGTCCTCGACGGCACGGTAGCGGTCGCCAGTCCGGCCGGCGGCCCCACCGTCCTGCGTGTCGAGATCCCCGTCCCACCAGCCGATCGCTCCCCGCCAGCCGCCCGCACCGGCCGGCCTGCGGAAACACGCGCATGA
- a CDS encoding ABC transporter ATP-binding protein — translation MPMTTTRADTAAVEIRGVTKRYGQAENAVTALDEVDARFAPGTFTAVMGPSGSGKSTLLHCAAGLDRVTSGEVLIDGVPIGGLGERALTRLRRSRVGFVFQAFNLVPALTAAQNVVLPLRLAGRKPQPGEVAAMLAEVGLAERAGHRPTELSGGQQQRVAIARALVTRPAVIFADEPTGALDARSGAEVLRLLRSAVDRHRQTIVMVTHDPVAAAHADRVLFLADGRVVDDLPGPVGAEKIAVHTARLEESAR, via the coding sequence ATGCCCATGACGACGACGCGAGCAGACACAGCCGCCGTGGAGATCCGCGGGGTCACCAAACGGTATGGCCAGGCCGAGAACGCGGTCACCGCGCTCGACGAGGTGGACGCGCGGTTCGCTCCGGGCACGTTCACGGCCGTGATGGGCCCGTCCGGCTCGGGGAAGTCCACGCTGCTGCACTGCGCGGCCGGGCTCGACCGGGTGACGAGCGGTGAGGTGCTGATCGACGGCGTGCCCATCGGGGGTCTGGGCGAGCGTGCCCTCACCCGGCTCCGCCGCAGCCGGGTGGGGTTCGTCTTCCAGGCGTTCAACCTGGTGCCGGCCCTGACCGCGGCGCAGAACGTGGTGCTGCCGCTGCGCCTGGCCGGCCGTAAACCACAGCCCGGCGAGGTGGCGGCGATGCTGGCCGAGGTCGGTCTCGCCGAGCGTGCCGGGCATCGGCCCACGGAGCTGTCCGGTGGCCAGCAGCAGCGGGTGGCGATCGCGCGTGCGCTCGTCACCCGGCCCGCGGTGATCTTCGCGGACGAGCCGACCGGCGCGCTGGACGCGCGCTCCGGGGCCGAGGTGCTGCGCCTGCTGCGCAGCGCGGTCGACCGGCACCGCCAGACCATCGTGATGGTCACCCACGATCCGGTGGCCGCCGCGCACGCCGACCGGGTGCTGTTCCTGGCCGACGGCCGGGTGGTGGACGATCTGCCCGGTCCGGTCGGGGCGGAGAAGATCGCGGTGCACACCGCGCGGCTCGAGGAGTCGGCCCGATGA